A window from Chitinophaga filiformis encodes these proteins:
- a CDS encoding reverse transcriptase family protein, with the protein MAEGLTRQQLYDRIRTSTKDEVILEEMTRLGFWKKNTLMPSPSEALIHKEAELHRELNKLVDEKRRYQNRERMLLEMRKQRMAAAKAKRAETKLRNEEKRREKAAQWAEQKEKHIVYLGEDVSQGLNKTISDTERLTAAGLPVYHDGAALAAAMGISIGKLRFLAFNRKVAPVTHYKRFYIPKKSGGKRLISAPMPQLKAAQYWILEKILYKVSNSNAAHGFVPGRSIVTNAVHHVAQDIVINIDLRDFFPTIEYKRVKGMFCKLGYSEQVATILALLCTEPEVDQVALDGRDYYVANTNRHLPQGAPCSPAITNIICFRLDRRFEGLARRFNYTYTRYADDMTFSAKEAAADDAGKLIWGVKQVVKEEGFVIHPDKLKVMRKGDKREVTGIVVNDKLSLDRETLRRFRALLHQISVSGLTGKQWGKGNIVSSVEGYINYVLMVKPETGKQLKDKWRLLLNRDDIKGQARAAATQSDVSATPPPNKENNSNNEGDKPWWNVV; encoded by the coding sequence ATGGCAGAAGGATTGACGCGTCAGCAATTATATGACCGTATCAGAACATCCACCAAAGATGAAGTCATCCTGGAAGAAATGACCCGCCTTGGTTTCTGGAAAAAGAATACGCTTATGCCTTCCCCTTCGGAGGCCCTGATCCATAAGGAGGCAGAGCTGCATAGAGAACTTAACAAGTTAGTGGACGAAAAACGCCGCTACCAGAACCGGGAGAGAATGCTGCTCGAAATGCGCAAGCAACGTATGGCAGCAGCAAAAGCCAAAAGAGCCGAAACAAAACTGCGCAACGAAGAAAAGCGCAGAGAGAAGGCGGCGCAATGGGCTGAACAGAAAGAAAAACATATCGTATACCTGGGAGAAGATGTATCCCAGGGACTGAATAAAACTATTTCCGATACAGAGCGTCTCACCGCAGCAGGTCTGCCGGTCTACCATGACGGTGCTGCACTGGCGGCTGCAATGGGTATCAGCATCGGTAAGTTACGCTTCCTGGCCTTCAACAGGAAAGTAGCGCCTGTTACCCACTATAAGCGCTTCTATATACCTAAAAAGTCTGGTGGTAAACGCCTGATCTCCGCTCCTATGCCACAGCTGAAAGCCGCACAGTACTGGATACTGGAAAAGATCCTCTATAAGGTATCTAACAGCAATGCGGCGCATGGCTTTGTACCGGGAAGGTCTATCGTCACAAACGCAGTACACCATGTGGCACAGGACATTGTTATTAATATCGATCTGCGTGATTTCTTTCCCACTATAGAATACAAACGTGTGAAAGGGATGTTCTGCAAACTCGGGTATAGCGAACAGGTGGCTACTATACTGGCATTGTTGTGTACAGAGCCGGAAGTTGATCAGGTGGCACTTGACGGCAGGGACTATTATGTAGCCAACACCAATCGCCATCTGCCACAGGGCGCACCCTGCAGTCCGGCCATTACAAATATTATCTGCTTCCGCCTCGACCGCAGGTTCGAAGGTCTTGCCCGCAGGTTCAATTATACTTATACCCGCTACGCAGACGACATGACCTTTTCTGCCAAAGAAGCCGCTGCCGATGATGCAGGGAAACTGATATGGGGCGTAAAGCAGGTGGTAAAGGAAGAAGGCTTCGTGATCCATCCTGATAAGCTTAAGGTGATGCGGAAAGGCGACAAAAGAGAAGTAACCGGTATCGTGGTAAATGATAAGTTGAGCCTGGACAGGGAAACGCTCCGCAGGTTCAGGGCCCTGCTGCACCAGATATCTGTATCAGGATTAACGGGCAAACAATGGGGAAAGGGCAATATTGTCAGTAGCGTAGAAGGTTATATCAACTACGTACTGATGGTAAAACCTGAAACAGGTAAACAGCTGAAAGACAAATGGCGTCTACTGCTGAACCGGGATGATATCAAAGGGCAGGCACGTGCCGCTGCAACACAATCTGACGTATCAGCCACTCCACCACCCAATAAAGAGAATAATAGCAATAATGAAGGGGATAAGCCCTGGTGGAACGTAGTATAG
- a CDS encoding cytochrome P450 — protein sequence MRDEQPVYFDPAFRFYFGGQGAWQVFHHKDVQRVLSDYEVFSNEYMPKSDDNLLGSNLNQTDPPRHRQLRALVTKAFSPSIVSKMESWIRKECNELLEPHLQKGEMNFVKACSIPLPGRVTAQLLGVPNQDHDQVNAWINAISSDLAVIGMDAYFQAQQEMGKLFMTLLEERSKQPRADLISHLLQAEIDGEKLSLPDILAFCIALLIAGNETTNGFLANAMYTFATLPAVQAHLATNIKDLPSALNEVLRYEPPVQSMCRIATMDVELGGQHIKKGDLMNVWLTAANRDPSVFTDPDTFKINRDNIKMVSFGHGPHYCIGAMLARMEAKIAFEIIFEKMKNIQLKPGQAPIRNPSTIVAGFLDLPIVFEQK from the coding sequence ATGCGGGACGAACAACCCGTTTATTTTGATCCGGCATTCAGGTTTTATTTTGGTGGCCAGGGCGCCTGGCAGGTATTTCATCACAAAGACGTGCAAAGGGTGCTGAGCGACTATGAGGTTTTTTCCAATGAGTACATGCCCAAGTCTGACGATAATCTGCTGGGCAGCAACCTGAACCAAACCGACCCGCCACGTCACCGCCAGTTGCGCGCATTGGTAACAAAGGCATTCTCTCCATCCATCGTCTCCAAAATGGAAAGCTGGATACGGAAAGAATGTAATGAGTTGCTGGAACCGCATTTGCAGAAAGGAGAAATGAATTTCGTAAAAGCATGCTCGATTCCGCTTCCCGGCAGGGTTACAGCACAATTACTGGGCGTACCCAACCAGGACCATGACCAGGTAAATGCCTGGATCAACGCTATCTCCAGTGATCTTGCCGTAATAGGTATGGATGCCTATTTCCAGGCCCAGCAGGAAATGGGTAAATTATTTATGACCTTACTGGAAGAACGCTCCAAACAACCGCGCGCTGACCTGATATCTCACTTATTACAGGCTGAAATAGACGGCGAAAAACTCAGTCTGCCTGACATACTGGCCTTCTGTATTGCCCTGCTGATAGCAGGTAATGAAACTACCAATGGTTTCCTTGCCAACGCTATGTATACCTTCGCAACCCTTCCTGCAGTGCAGGCACATCTGGCAACTAATATTAAAGACCTTCCCTCTGCACTGAACGAAGTATTACGTTATGAGCCTCCCGTACAGAGCATGTGCCGTATTGCCACGATGGATGTGGAGCTAGGCGGGCAACACATCAAAAAAGGGGATCTCATGAACGTATGGCTAACGGCAGCCAACCGCGATCCTTCCGTATTTACCGATCCGGATACTTTTAAGATCAACAGGGACAACATCAAAATGGTGAGCTTCGGACATGGCCCGCACTATTGCATAGGTGCTATGCTGGCCAGAATGGAGGCGAAGATCGCCTTTGAGATCATCTTTGAAAAGATGAAGAACATACAACTTAAGCCAGGCCAGGCGCCAATAAGGAACCCAAGCACTATAGTAGCAGGATTCCTGGACTTACCTATTGTATTTGAACAAAAATAA
- a CDS encoding ATP-binding protein: protein MTLLQLLTIAGCSKEPDEDKRRTLKIVNTISLITAAMSGAFGLGCFITTGNVAISAPAMIECGLLSTVILLNFLGRNAAAGLALIIINNISIQYYSAIMGRVTEVHLLFIFLIGLSLLVFEKDKPRRVFSIAFTIFAFLIGEINMYNGFISPVVPPEDHMEAQFIIRWVTIPSILILDLLVIYYYVRNIERLRIKEMLHVQEMLDTVKEHNKDLEVLTAQLAKATDAKTVFVRETSHEIRTPLNAIFGISQLLQLKVDQDRSLAPIKQLADHLYAASYNTRDIINNVLEFSRIEAGKLDTPQVAPLNVREWMEGIVNMHQYVASVKTVKIKATPDPELPQLILADKILLTKTLNNLLSNAIKFTRQESIVTLDIFRNEYKWCLQVTDQGEGISSERQSTIFDAFVTERNIFLEGTGLGLHITRHLVTSMGGEIKVYSKIGKGTTFTVILPLKTPAVICNNGLDDDSGSVNLSDTSILIIEDDKMSQMVLSRFLSGMGSRIILAADGLEGLLLARASRPDIIILDSHIPGMSGKDTLEQIRTDDVLKNVPVIIASGDAFKENSEELLLAGANEYLVKPIDFKVLHSTLSKYLRANAHH, encoded by the coding sequence ATGACGCTACTACAACTACTAACTATTGCTGGCTGCAGCAAAGAACCCGATGAAGACAAAAGACGCACGCTCAAAATAGTGAACACTATTTCGCTGATTACTGCTGCCATGTCGGGCGCTTTCGGCCTCGGCTGCTTTATAACAACAGGCAATGTCGCTATTTCCGCCCCTGCCATGATAGAATGCGGCCTGCTATCGACCGTCATTCTTTTAAATTTCCTGGGCCGGAATGCGGCTGCGGGGCTGGCGCTGATCATTATCAATAATATCAGCATCCAGTACTACAGCGCTATCATGGGCAGAGTTACCGAGGTTCATCTCCTCTTCATTTTCCTCATAGGGCTTTCCCTCCTGGTATTTGAAAAGGATAAACCCAGGCGTGTCTTCAGCATCGCGTTTACCATCTTCGCCTTCCTCATCGGGGAGATCAATATGTACAACGGGTTTATATCCCCTGTTGTACCTCCTGAGGATCATATGGAAGCCCAGTTCATCATCAGATGGGTAACCATTCCAAGCATCCTGATCCTCGACCTGCTGGTGATCTATTATTATGTGAGGAATATCGAGAGACTGCGGATCAAGGAAATGCTGCATGTACAGGAAATGCTCGACACCGTGAAAGAACATAATAAAGACCTGGAAGTCCTTACCGCGCAGCTGGCCAAAGCCACGGATGCAAAAACAGTCTTTGTGCGCGAAACCAGCCATGAGATCCGCACGCCCCTGAACGCTATCTTCGGCATTAGCCAGCTTTTGCAACTGAAAGTGGATCAGGACCGCTCCCTGGCTCCCATCAAACAGCTGGCCGACCATCTGTATGCAGCCAGTTACAACACGCGCGATATCATCAATAACGTACTGGAATTTTCCCGCATAGAAGCCGGTAAACTCGATACCCCGCAGGTGGCCCCACTGAACGTCAGGGAATGGATGGAAGGTATCGTTAACATGCATCAGTATGTGGCCAGTGTGAAAACAGTAAAGATTAAAGCAACCCCCGATCCGGAGCTCCCCCAGCTTATCCTGGCCGATAAGATATTGCTGACGAAAACACTGAATAACCTCCTATCCAACGCCATCAAATTCACCCGCCAGGAAAGTATCGTAACACTCGACATTTTCAGGAATGAATATAAGTGGTGCCTGCAGGTAACCGACCAGGGCGAGGGTATCAGTAGTGAACGGCAGTCCACTATCTTTGATGCCTTCGTCACCGAACGGAATATCTTCCTGGAGGGTACCGGCCTGGGGCTACATATCACCCGTCACCTGGTCACTTCTATGGGCGGCGAGATCAAAGTCTACAGCAAGATCGGCAAGGGTACTACATTTACAGTCATCCTTCCGCTAAAAACACCTGCCGTTATATGCAATAACGGATTGGACGACGATAGCGGATCTGTCAATCTCTCCGATACCAGCATCCTCATCATAGAAGACGATAAAATGAGCCAGATGGTGTTGTCCCGTTTCCTGAGTGGCATGGGCAGCCGCATCATACTGGCGGCAGACGGTCTCGAAGGATTGCTGCTGGCCAGAGCCTCCAGGCCGGATATTATTATACTGGACTCCCATATTCCAGGCATGAGCGGTAAAGATACACTGGAACAGATCCGCACAGACGATGTACTTAAAAATGTTCCCGTGATCATAGCCAGTGGAGATGCATTTAAGGAAAACAGTGAAGAACTTTTACTGGCAGGAGCAAATGAGTATCTCGTAAAGCCAATAGATTTCAAAGTTTTGCATAGTACACTGTCAAAATACCTGAGAGCTAACGCCCACCACTAA
- a CDS encoding SWIM zinc finger family protein gives MLFNYRYSGQTEVYSNATSAGISFAPDTRREPTFFAGKLRKKIAFREAISALHDVVVSDLRFKPKDKTAYKEWAAQQESIWLAEYMGQYDAAAANERINALNQEIRGIYQEKEKVMAPYYKARRAYFDYLYQKDRDAWFVLDPVISVHPDEIFFECFSQDESAYGKLSASYNVFKEVNEFKCGTTNIDYSAALYNEFQKIRDYKETTFTVDPAGFSVQTTQEEMFREVKIDLPDSWVRGFLQVSSAMTLPAASFDLHPMDVYNFCSWLRRFKEKKGPRSIRFVLDPGKPVKAIFEPWNKEILCARSIYTGPQRREIRIWGRRRLLILERLIPVAKKFTVHLTGSGLPSFYVADLGDMQFTLGLSGWTANDWSRAGQFDLMAPRATVEDATKLRVYSELQQMWMGKPEEISSRTGVSVPEVLATLGIYTQAGKVIYDLHTGYYRLRELSREPLPLDKLRFSNPKEESATRLIKDGKITFSEQQVPSIGLQIAGQITAERRTYHPVIVIDGDERMSTGHCDCYDYITNKLYKGPCEHMLALRMTHEKNKNNNNA, from the coding sequence ATGTTATTTAATTACAGATATAGCGGACAAACCGAGGTTTACAGCAATGCCACATCAGCTGGAATTTCATTTGCCCCTGACACCCGCCGCGAGCCGACATTCTTTGCCGGTAAACTGCGTAAGAAGATCGCTTTCCGTGAAGCTATTTCTGCCCTGCATGATGTAGTGGTTTCCGACCTTCGTTTCAAGCCCAAAGACAAAACAGCTTATAAGGAATGGGCCGCTCAGCAGGAATCGATATGGCTGGCAGAGTACATGGGGCAATATGATGCCGCTGCCGCCAATGAACGTATCAATGCCCTCAACCAGGAAATACGCGGCATTTACCAGGAGAAGGAAAAGGTAATGGCGCCCTACTACAAGGCTCGCCGGGCCTATTTCGACTACCTGTACCAGAAAGACAGGGATGCCTGGTTCGTGCTTGACCCGGTCATCAGCGTACATCCCGATGAGATATTCTTCGAATGTTTCAGCCAGGATGAATCAGCTTATGGTAAACTAAGTGCCAGTTACAACGTATTCAAAGAGGTGAACGAGTTCAAATGCGGCACTACCAATATTGACTACTCTGCAGCATTGTACAACGAGTTCCAGAAGATCCGCGACTATAAAGAAACCACTTTCACAGTAGACCCTGCAGGCTTTTCAGTGCAAACTACACAGGAGGAAATGTTCCGCGAAGTGAAGATAGACCTGCCCGACAGCTGGGTACGTGGATTCCTGCAGGTAAGTTCAGCCATGACTTTACCTGCCGCCAGCTTTGACCTGCACCCGATGGATGTCTACAACTTTTGTAGCTGGCTGCGTCGGTTCAAAGAAAAGAAAGGTCCGCGCTCCATTCGTTTTGTGCTGGATCCCGGCAAGCCCGTAAAAGCAATATTCGAGCCCTGGAACAAAGAGATCCTTTGTGCGCGCTCCATCTATACCGGCCCGCAACGCAGGGAGATCCGCATATGGGGCCGCAGGCGACTGCTGATACTGGAACGCCTGATCCCTGTGGCGAAGAAATTTACCGTACATCTGACCGGCAGCGGTTTGCCCTCCTTCTATGTAGCTGATCTGGGTGATATGCAGTTCACGCTGGGGCTTTCCGGATGGACTGCCAATGACTGGTCGCGCGCCGGACAGTTTGACCTCATGGCGCCAAGAGCAACAGTCGAAGATGCCACCAAACTGCGTGTATACAGCGAACTGCAGCAGATGTGGATGGGTAAACCGGAAGAAATTTCATCAAGAACAGGTGTATCTGTTCCTGAAGTATTGGCCACATTGGGCATCTATACACAGGCAGGAAAAGTGATCTATGATCTGCATACCGGTTATTACCGTTTACGTGAATTAAGCAGAGAGCCATTGCCGCTGGATAAATTGAGGTTCTCGAATCCCAAGGAGGAATCTGCAACAAGGCTGATAAAAGATGGTAAAATTACTTTCTCCGAGCAGCAGGTGCCTTCAATAGGATTGCAGATAGCCGGACAGATCACAGCTGAACGCCGTACGTACCATCCTGTTATTGTAATAGATGGCGACGAAAGGATGAGTACCGGGCATTGTGATTGTTATGATTATATCACGAACAAACTCTATAAAGGCCCTTGTGAACATATGCTGGCACTGCGTATGACACACGAGAAGAATAAAAATAATAATAACGCATAG
- a CDS encoding terpene synthase family protein, whose product MYTHQLPGLYCPFPTTLNPYVDKADRHTTLWVKKHQLVTNEETWTYYHRQKFTWMVARMFPTADLYALGIAADLNTLLFVLDDQFDEHGEGTDGIKQREQFERLVHALISIMKHNRQVSLEKGGPVLSAISDFWKRIRKLGNLGWQVRFIESLQQAFAANLWRIEQVSRAQLPTLEEYMKWRPFFSGASFFAYLLEAIEGFSLPDYVFLDGTVQQLIQLCSNTICWANDLFSFNKELEQGDEMNIVMLIRNNRDCTIDEAITAAVQIHDEQVMAFERLSRRLPSFGTTTDAELRRYVDALAVMMKGNIDWSVRDTDRYHFTMLETA is encoded by the coding sequence ATGTACACACATCAGCTGCCGGGCCTATACTGCCCTTTTCCGACTACCCTTAATCCTTACGTAGACAAAGCAGACAGACACACTACTCTTTGGGTAAAAAAACACCAGCTCGTTACAAATGAAGAAACATGGACTTATTATCACAGGCAAAAATTCACCTGGATGGTGGCCCGGATGTTCCCGACTGCCGATCTGTATGCATTGGGCATTGCAGCTGATCTTAATACCTTGCTGTTTGTACTGGACGACCAGTTCGACGAACATGGAGAAGGTACTGACGGCATCAAGCAAAGAGAGCAGTTTGAAAGGCTTGTGCATGCGTTGATTAGTATTATGAAGCACAACAGGCAGGTATCTCTTGAGAAAGGAGGGCCTGTGCTGAGCGCGATCAGCGATTTCTGGAAACGGATCCGCAAGCTGGGTAACCTGGGCTGGCAGGTACGTTTTATTGAAAGCCTGCAGCAGGCGTTTGCCGCTAACCTATGGCGTATTGAGCAGGTGAGCCGTGCTCAGTTGCCAACACTGGAAGAGTATATGAAATGGAGACCTTTTTTCAGCGGGGCCAGTTTTTTCGCCTATTTGCTGGAAGCGATAGAGGGATTTTCCTTACCAGACTACGTATTTCTTGACGGCACCGTGCAGCAGCTGATACAACTTTGCAGCAACACCATCTGCTGGGCCAATGACCTGTTTTCCTTTAATAAGGAACTCGAACAGGGAGATGAAATGAACATTGTTATGTTGATCCGCAATAACAGGGACTGTACCATCGACGAAGCCATTACAGCCGCCGTACAGATACATGATGAACAGGTGATGGCGTTTGAACGTTTATCCCGCCGCCTGCCATCATTCGGTACAACAACCGACGCAGAGTTGCGTCGTTATGTAGATGCGCTGGCGGTAATGATGAAAGGAAATATTGACTGGAGCGTGCGGGATACGGACAGGTATCATTTTACGATGCTGGAGACAGCTTAA